From the Bacillota bacterium genome, the window TCGGCACCAGCCTAATCCGGGCCCTCATTCAGTTGGCCCAACAAGCCCAGGTGCGGGTGATGACCTTGGAGGTGCGGTGTTCCAACAAAGTGGCCCAAAGGCTGTACAAGCGGGAAGGCTTTCAGGTGGTGGCGGTGCGCAAGCAGTACTACAGCGACAACCTGGAGGATGCCTTGGTGATGGTGAAAGTTTTGGATGAGCGGAGGACCAGTGATGAACGAGTTAATTTTGGGAATCGAGACCAGCTGTGACGAGACCGCCGCGGCGGTTGTCCGCGGTGGGACGGAGGTCCTGTCTAATGTGATCAGTTCCCAGATCGATATCCACCAACGGTTTGGTGGTGTGGTGCCAGAGATCGCCTCCCGCAAGCACGTGGAGGCGATTTTGCCCATCATTCAGGAGGCTTTAGAGGAGGCCCAGGTGACGATCGGAGACCTGGATGCGGTAGCGGTGACCTATGGTCCCGGCTTGGTGGGTGCCCTCTTGGTGGGTGTTTCCGCAGCCAAGGCCATCTCCCTGGCAGCCGAGATTCCCCTAATTGGCGTGAACCATATTGAAGGACATATTATTGCCAATCGGCTTAGTCACCCGGAGCTTATGCCGCCTTTGATCTGCCTTACGGTGTCTGGTGGCCATACAGATCTGCTTTACGTGCCCCAGTGGGGAGCCTATACCCTGTTGGGGCACACCAGGGATGATGCCGCGGGAGAGGCCTTTGACAAAGTGGCCCGGACCATGGGTCTCGGTTACCCCGGAGGCCCCCTGATCGACAAGTTGGCCAAGGAAGGGGATCCTACAGCTATTTCCTTCCCCCGGGCCCTCCTTAACGAGGGATATGACTTCAGCTTCAGCGGCCTGAAGACCGCGGTGATTGACTACCTGCACAATGCCAAGCAGCGGGGAGAAGTGGTGAACTTTGCGGATGTGGCGGCCAGTTTTCAAGAGGCGGTGGTGGATATTCTGGTCCAGAAGGCCCTGGCCGCGGCCAAGGAGAAATCCACCAACACGGTGATCCTTTCGGGGGGTGTGGCGGCCAATTCCCGGTTGCGCCAACTTCTGAGGGAGAAAGGCGAGGAGGAAGGTATCCAGGTATACTACCCAGACCTTGTGTATTGTACCGACAATGCGGCCATGATCGCGGGGGCGGCTCACTTTGCCTATCACCGAGGGGATTTTGCTGATCTGGAGTTGAATGCGGTGGCGAATCTGGACTTATTTTGAACTGAGGTTTTGACATAAGGTTTGTGGGGTTGGGACGGTTTTTCGTTGTCGCGAGAAAAAGTTCTGTGGCGTTGCAGGAGATCCAGAAAATTCCGCGAACTTATCAGATAATTGCAGTTTCGCGGA encodes:
- the tsaD gene encoding tRNA (adenosine(37)-N6)-threonylcarbamoyltransferase complex transferase subunit TsaD; the encoded protein is MNELILGIETSCDETAAAVVRGGTEVLSNVISSQIDIHQRFGGVVPEIASRKHVEAILPIIQEALEEAQVTIGDLDAVAVTYGPGLVGALLVGVSAAKAISLAAEIPLIGVNHIEGHIIANRLSHPELMPPLICLTVSGGHTDLLYVPQWGAYTLLGHTRDDAAGEAFDKVARTMGLGYPGGPLIDKLAKEGDPTAISFPRALLNEGYDFSFSGLKTAVIDYLHNAKQRGEVVNFADVAASFQEAVVDILVQKALAAAKEKSTNTVILSGGVAANSRLRQLLREKGEEEGIQVYYPDLVYCTDNAAMIAGAAHFAYHRGDFADLELNAVANLDLF